Proteins encoded together in one Ferroglobus placidus DSM 10642 window:
- a CDS encoding NAD(P)/FAD-dependent oxidoreductase — MIAIVGAGPAGISAAETLRRKTNLPITIFSAEKCPPYNPAVLTTYLKTGGDEIFWKGKDVFERLNVDARIGEKVEKLDAKRKKITTEIGDYEFEKIIVASGSRLYAPLKGLDLPNVYNFKSLTQVRELRSKIVRGECKKAVVVGGGFQGTEIALTLREIGIDVTLLEATDRIMPERLDKKASKFVEKVLEDKGVELVFNSFGTEFAADSSGVCKAVVTENGEEFPGDVFVAATGMIPNVDFCKEELDTAKGIVVNEFMETSQKDIYACGDVCETKNRVTGERGVFANYWNAVRQGKIAALNALGYKIPYEGSDVINSLKKLGFHFIVAGDVSGNNYQEVEDRGNYWRFYVKNGRLVGYIIVGDISNAGIFYRIMVSGFDIGRFGKPLFTLKDSDFASFSTKFKYQQSHHHYR, encoded by the coding sequence AATTTTTTCCGCTGAGAAATGTCCTCCCTACAACCCGGCAGTCTTGACAACCTATCTTAAAACCGGCGGTGACGAGATTTTCTGGAAAGGAAAAGACGTTTTTGAAAGGCTAAACGTTGATGCGAGAATTGGAGAGAAAGTTGAAAAATTAGATGCCAAGAGGAAAAAGATAACAACCGAAATAGGAGACTACGAGTTCGAAAAAATTATAGTTGCTTCGGGAAGCAGACTTTACGCTCCTCTTAAGGGTTTGGATCTTCCGAATGTTTACAATTTCAAGTCGCTAACTCAAGTTCGAGAGCTTCGGTCTAAAATTGTTAGAGGTGAGTGTAAAAAAGCGGTTGTCGTTGGCGGAGGTTTTCAGGGAACAGAGATAGCTTTAACGCTCAGAGAGATCGGAATTGACGTCACGCTTTTGGAGGCGACCGACAGAATAATGCCCGAGAGGTTGGATAAAAAAGCGTCGAAATTCGTCGAGAAAGTACTTGAAGACAAGGGAGTTGAGCTCGTGTTCAACAGTTTTGGTACGGAGTTCGCGGCTGACAGCTCAGGAGTTTGTAAAGCGGTTGTTACTGAGAACGGAGAAGAATTTCCCGGAGATGTGTTCGTCGCAGCTACCGGCATGATTCCGAACGTCGATTTCTGTAAGGAAGAACTTGATACTGCAAAAGGTATAGTAGTTAACGAATTTATGGAGACCTCCCAAAAGGATATCTACGCTTGTGGAGACGTTTGTGAGACAAAAAACAGAGTTACCGGTGAGAGAGGAGTTTTCGCCAACTACTGGAACGCTGTAAGGCAAGGGAAGATAGCGGCTTTAAACGCTCTCGGTTATAAGATTCCTTACGAAGGTTCTGACGTTATCAATAGCCTAAAAAAGCTCGGTTTCCACTTTATCGTCGCCGGAGACGTGAGCGGGAATAATTACCAAGAAGTAGAGGACAGAGGGAATTACTGGAGGTTTTACGTAAAAAATGGAAGGCTTGTAGGCTACATAATCGTAGGAGACATATCAAATGCCGGTATATTTTACAGAATCATGGTTTCTGGATTCGACATCGGAAGGTTTGGCAAACCTCTCTTTACTCTTAAGGATTCAGATTTTGCATCTTTCAGCACAAAGTTTAAATACCAGCAATCTCATCATCATTATAGGTGA
- a CDS encoding DUF5371 family protein — MVKIVHAQTVLPEDVLNELKKKTGESATKDAIAKAVEHYLMCPYTHEEPIEKKLEEVLKKKRKI; from the coding sequence ATGGTAAAGATCGTGCATGCTCAAACCGTGCTGCCGGAGGACGTGCTTAACGAATTGAAGAAAAAGACCGGTGAGAGTGCAACGAAGGATGCGATAGCAAAAGCTGTGGAGCATTATCTGATGTGCCCGTACACTCATGAGGAGCCGATAGAAAAGAAACTTGAGGAAGTTCTCAAAAAGAAGAGAAAAATTTAG